A genomic segment from Polyangium mundeleinium encodes:
- a CDS encoding AgmX/PglI C-terminal domain-containing protein, with translation MVIRVPKVTSAAVWLAVFLGCGAARSPTPKKIIESSETSPPLGASSPKETSALPPEVIQRVVRQAFPRFRLCYENGLRHNADLRGIVVTRFIIGLDGTVSRAAAVPPAGWQQPPSPSRPPMPDPAVTACVVKVITELQFPRPDGRVVAVVYPIFFSAGDSEPDVGNAQNRGEAR, from the coding sequence ATGGTCATTCGAGTTCCGAAGGTAACCTCCGCCGCGGTGTGGCTGGCAGTCTTCCTGGGTTGCGGGGCGGCACGCTCGCCTACGCCAAAGAAAATCATCGAGAGCAGCGAGACCTCGCCGCCACTGGGCGCCTCCTCGCCGAAGGAAACCTCTGCACTGCCGCCTGAAGTGATCCAGCGCGTCGTCCGCCAAGCCTTTCCCCGCTTCCGCCTGTGCTACGAGAATGGCCTCCGACATAATGCGGACCTCCGGGGCATCGTCGTCACGCGTTTCATCATCGGACTCGACGGTACGGTCAGCCGTGCTGCTGCGGTGCCGCCCGCGGGTTGGCAGCAGCCTCCCTCGCCGTCACGTCCCCCCATGCCCGATCCCGCGGTGACGGCCTGCGTGGTGAAAGTAATCACCGAGCTCCAGTTTCCGCGTCCCGACGGGCGTGTCGTGGCGGTGGTGTACCCGATTTTCTTCAGTGCAGGGGACAGCGAGCCCGATGTAGGCAATGCACAAAATCGAGGCGAGGCAAGATAA
- a CDS encoding ATP-binding protein produces MDTRRGDIFSITLAGLSASLVHVNVTIEHDQFGTFELAGLDEDSWELTRRRVATAIYNTLKRNDLEIAVEITPTGTNNHGGQLDLAIAVAVLLAFEQKSLPSTVVLGELSRSGEVQHVRGILPALKAASTSHAIRHAIIPRADAAEAAHAGLDVRVVDHLRDVLDSLRGSHVLDPAGPRRSTRSYERDLAEKPFMMASVRRALEIAAAGQHPLLIIGGAGRTSAALKLPALLPSMTADEAIEVTSIYSIAGLLEAERGLLGSRPIRLPNYRDATLEKFLGRDDPACPGGVRPGEVSLAHGGVLFLDELLEFRRSDLAALAVALAKGESSGFPARPLLVGASCACPCGFRGDEGIRPCTCTRTEIQRHERRLRAVFDRYFDMQVVLPSVFDVAKPERSEVVRRRVAAARTARAAMAPESETGSEHALWSFAQKRGVLPSNWPKVLRVARTIAALADISGVRAPGKRHVYEAIQFS; encoded by the coding sequence ATGGACACGCGCCGCGGCGACATCTTCTCCATAACGCTGGCGGGGTTGTCTGCGTCGCTCGTCCACGTCAACGTCACCATCGAGCACGACCAATTCGGCACATTCGAGCTCGCGGGTCTCGACGAAGACTCCTGGGAGCTAACGCGGCGTCGTGTGGCGACGGCCATTTACAACACGCTCAAGAGAAACGATCTCGAGATCGCCGTCGAGATCACCCCAACCGGCACCAACAACCACGGCGGCCAACTCGATCTGGCGATCGCAGTGGCCGTTCTGCTGGCATTCGAGCAGAAATCGCTACCGTCGACGGTTGTGCTCGGCGAGCTCTCCAGGTCAGGCGAGGTCCAGCACGTACGTGGCATCTTGCCGGCGCTGAAGGCTGCGTCGACATCCCACGCCATCCGGCACGCGATCATCCCTCGCGCCGACGCCGCGGAGGCGGCACACGCCGGGCTCGACGTGCGCGTCGTGGACCACCTTCGCGATGTGCTCGACTCCCTGCGCGGCTCCCACGTGCTCGATCCCGCGGGCCCTCGTCGCTCGACACGGTCGTATGAGCGTGATCTGGCAGAGAAGCCGTTCATGATGGCATCGGTCCGCCGCGCGCTCGAAATCGCCGCGGCCGGCCAACATCCGCTCCTGATCATCGGGGGAGCGGGGCGTACGTCGGCAGCTTTGAAGCTACCCGCTCTCCTCCCCTCGATGACCGCGGACGAGGCGATCGAGGTGACGAGCATCTACTCCATTGCCGGATTGCTCGAAGCCGAGCGGGGGCTCCTCGGGAGCCGCCCGATCCGCTTGCCGAATTACCGCGACGCGACGCTCGAGAAGTTCCTCGGCAGGGACGACCCGGCCTGCCCCGGTGGGGTGCGTCCCGGGGAAGTCTCGCTCGCGCATGGAGGCGTGCTCTTCCTCGACGAGCTGCTCGAGTTCCGTCGCTCCGACCTCGCCGCCCTGGCCGTCGCGCTCGCCAAGGGCGAGAGCTCCGGGTTCCCGGCGCGGCCTCTGCTCGTCGGCGCGTCGTGCGCTTGCCCGTGCGGGTTTCGGGGCGATGAGGGCATCCGGCCTTGTACGTGTACGCGGACGGAGATCCAGCGTCACGAGCGGCGGCTGCGGGCGGTGTTCGATCGCTACTTCGACATGCAGGTGGTGTTGCCATCGGTCTTCGACGTGGCCAAGCCGGAGCGGAGCGAGGTGGTCAGGAGGCGGGTTGCGGCGGCGCGCACGGCTCGGGCAGCGATGGCGCCTGAGAGCGAGACGGGGAGTGAGCATGCGCTGTGGAGCTTCGCCCAGAAGCGCGGGGTGTTGCCGAGCAACTGGCCCAAGGTGCTGCGCGTTGCGCGAACGATCGCGGCTCTGGCGGACATCAGTGGCGTGCGCGCCCCGGGCAAGCGACATGTGTACGAGGCGATCCAGTTCTCGTGA
- a CDS encoding RNA polymerase sigma factor, which translates to MTSQDQPEHEATFSALYRDHFDAVLAWLLRKAVPPRDAVDVAQLVFIAAWQHLSEIPKPAGEARAWLLAAANNQFSNYRRRQVNAKLLSEDVVPCLADEEVLEQRLIKAQLITKAIDAMEDGPNRAALVGVYIEGKTTARIAAETRVNETSVRSALSRGRAEFREIYERLHGEKDDLDALDAATIAMVALLLLSRIRVWSYVDQVLGVINPSGRTVPKSELSARLRWRRFAPALAALPLLLPFIPRSLSSEPVPAEATHLAGAVSHIPVAAGTAGRLAVPQSPPAATPSASTPSQRSPARKRAELQLEDSREIERNMLQQAASLLVRKHPRGALVLLREHARRFPESRLAEQRDSYTRQAMMALGEKAAAAAEL; encoded by the coding sequence GTGACGTCCCAGGACCAACCGGAGCATGAGGCCACCTTCTCGGCCCTGTACCGCGACCACTTCGACGCGGTCCTGGCCTGGTTGCTGCGGAAGGCCGTTCCCCCGCGTGACGCCGTCGACGTCGCGCAGCTCGTGTTCATCGCCGCCTGGCAGCACTTGAGCGAGATTCCAAAGCCCGCCGGTGAGGCTCGGGCGTGGCTTCTTGCAGCGGCGAACAATCAATTCTCGAATTATCGGCGCCGCCAGGTCAACGCGAAGCTCCTGTCCGAGGACGTCGTGCCGTGCCTCGCCGACGAGGAGGTGCTCGAGCAGCGCTTGATCAAAGCGCAGCTCATCACGAAGGCGATCGACGCCATGGAGGATGGTCCCAATCGCGCGGCGCTCGTGGGCGTGTACATCGAGGGAAAGACAACCGCGAGGATCGCAGCCGAAACACGTGTGAACGAGACCTCGGTGCGGAGCGCGTTGAGTCGCGGTCGGGCGGAGTTTCGAGAAATCTACGAGCGTCTCCACGGCGAGAAGGACGACCTCGATGCGCTCGATGCGGCGACGATCGCCATGGTCGCGCTTCTCCTTTTGTCGAGAATTCGCGTATGGAGCTACGTCGATCAGGTCCTCGGCGTCATCAATCCCTCCGGAAGAACGGTGCCGAAAAGCGAGCTCTCTGCACGTTTACGCTGGCGACGCTTTGCGCCCGCTCTCGCGGCGCTACCGCTCCTGCTGCCGTTCATTCCTCGCTCCTTGTCGTCAGAGCCGGTTCCCGCCGAAGCCACTCACCTCGCGGGAGCGGTATCTCATATCCCGGTCGCCGCAGGTACCGCCGGACGCCTCGCCGTTCCACAGTCGCCCCCCGCCGCGACGCCGTCGGCCTCGACCCCGTCCCAGCGCTCACCCGCGCGGAAACGCGCCGAGCTGCAGCTCGAGGATTCCCGAGAAATCGAGCGCAACATGTTGCAGCAGGCGGCCTCGCTTCTCGTACGCAAGCACCCAAGGGGCGCCTTGGTCCTGCTGCGCGAGCATGCCAGGAGATTCCCCGAGAGTCGCCTGGCCGAGCAACGTGATTCCTACACCCGCCAAGCCATGATGGCGCTTGGAGAGAAGGCCGCTGCTGCTGCGGAGCTGTAG
- a CDS encoding serine/threonine-protein kinase yields MLHTFQPGQLLLDKYRVERVLGAGGMGMVIAARHLALDELVAIKFMLGGGSQADLTRFVREARAAVRLRSQHVARVLDVAALEDGTPYMVLEHLNGSDLAHMLRERGPLPVSEAVDAILQACEAIAEAHSIGIVHRDIKPANLFLTRGADGSPCIKVLDFGIAKWSASTAKMDASQPMGSAPYMAPEQFAATNQVDPRTDVWALGATLFDLLTGKTPFHRDDVDSIQALMHAVLLRDPMRPRMLRADLPEALEAVLLRCLDKDQAARFPSVAKLAAALVPFGSEHASLYAKRVARVLGEAETSARAVASSEVERTAPVPQLVVATAPLPQFEDDSAEGTALQTAAPVSRKDRRVPLVAGLVIAVAVGGIFLGMRLGRGTAASPSTATEMLEVRTPPPLEQPSDIATGAPITVSAAPVTSTAAASVADTPARVEVPPSTASQARTVQPPRRVVPAAPVGTPSSTSSPKENLYGRRR; encoded by the coding sequence ATGCTGCACACCTTCCAACCCGGGCAGCTTCTTCTCGACAAGTACCGCGTGGAGCGTGTGCTCGGCGCGGGGGGCATGGGCATGGTCATCGCGGCGCGACATCTCGCGCTCGACGAGCTCGTCGCGATCAAGTTCATGCTGGGAGGCGGGAGCCAGGCGGACCTGACGCGGTTCGTTCGCGAAGCGCGTGCGGCGGTACGCCTGCGGAGTCAGCACGTCGCGCGTGTTCTCGATGTCGCCGCGCTCGAGGACGGCACGCCGTACATGGTGCTCGAGCACCTCAACGGCAGCGACCTCGCACACATGCTGCGCGAGCGCGGACCGCTGCCCGTGAGCGAGGCTGTGGATGCGATCCTCCAGGCGTGCGAGGCGATCGCAGAGGCGCACTCGATCGGGATCGTGCATCGCGACATCAAGCCCGCGAACCTCTTTCTCACACGGGGAGCCGATGGTTCGCCGTGCATCAAGGTGCTCGACTTCGGCATCGCGAAGTGGAGCGCGAGCACGGCGAAGATGGATGCTTCGCAGCCCATGGGCTCGGCGCCGTACATGGCGCCGGAGCAGTTCGCCGCGACGAATCAGGTCGACCCACGAACCGATGTGTGGGCGCTTGGTGCGACGCTGTTCGACCTGCTCACGGGGAAGACTCCCTTTCACCGTGATGACGTCGACTCGATCCAGGCGTTGATGCATGCGGTCCTGCTCCGCGATCCCATGCGTCCGCGGATGCTGCGAGCCGATCTTCCCGAGGCGCTCGAAGCGGTGTTGCTCCGTTGCCTCGACAAGGATCAAGCAGCACGCTTCCCGAGCGTCGCCAAGCTGGCTGCTGCACTCGTGCCGTTCGGATCGGAGCATGCGAGCCTGTACGCGAAGCGTGTTGCCAGGGTGCTCGGTGAAGCGGAGACGAGCGCGCGTGCAGTCGCCTCGTCCGAGGTGGAGCGCACCGCGCCGGTGCCACAGCTCGTCGTCGCGACGGCTCCGCTCCCGCAGTTCGAGGACGACAGCGCTGAGGGGACTGCGCTTCAAACAGCCGCTCCGGTATCGAGGAAGGACCGTCGTGTGCCGCTCGTCGCTGGGCTCGTCATTGCGGTCGCAGTCGGTGGGATCTTCCTCGGCATGCGGCTCGGTCGCGGGACGGCGGCGTCTCCGAGCACCGCAACGGAGATGCTGGAGGTCAGGACACCGCCACCGCTGGAACAGCCCTCCGACATCGCCACTGGCGCACCCATCACGGTGAGCGCAGCGCCCGTCACGAGCACGGCGGCCGCGTCCGTGGCAGACACGCCTGCGCGCGTCGAGGTGCCGCCGTCGACGGCAAGCCAAGCGCGCACGGTACAGCCACCACGTCGCGTGGTTCCTGCTGCACCTGTCGGCACTCCCTCGTCTACTTCTTCACCGAAGGAGAATCTGTATGGCCGCCGCCGATGA
- a CDS encoding type VI secretion system Vgr family protein → MTSRLPHNLDRGNQADYLLGTHEGWGAFGVVRWHAIEEISQPFHYEIILMRPAKSGPVDLDALFDTGATFRIRTLGRWRYVHGILAEVEEIDRTSEVILYRVLLVPHLFRARFRRRCRNFVEWTLKDIVHAVIENRSPAHPRGHKGLAPQSGKVEPPSVDPDFGSFREPRGLYRWAVTDEGRLTDRATGSYVVQYNESDYDFLSRLLEREGLSYYFEHTDSDLILVVTDAPGQAPLFEEARRFELCGASRGGQAAGQEVVRVCRDTRRMRSRAVVMRDYDWNRSTQLFEASAELRGGDPDAQGHYEFPANDELHGEAPAKFPAKLRMERFVVEKALREGVSTVRALEPGRQFKLHDRDGLREDVDLLVVRVETFATELTPQGTVLDDEAFGFAGTTGALEAGYENRFQALPASIPFRPAQRAPRPRIHGIQTALVTAEEFSKADRPEINANAQGCVRVRFPWDQCPDDDRTPSSCWIRVSQNWAGPGFGALYTPRVGHEVLVAYLQGDPERPVIVGRVYNEPNRPPYDPSQYPTRSTIRSRTAVPEGDGYNEIRFEDAATLEEIFLHAQRDFNEVVRASHSTSVGGDQSNSVTGNRTHAVKGTEEVTVQGDRTTHFASNEAHTVDVQRITTIGADDTHVVFGNRSTKVHADDQLTILGKRGVFIGANEESQANGHFAWKAMNSYFNLANDFQTNSTTAGFFQKDCFTVNVSGCTLTMKPGEILLTVGGAKILMKGGIVLLDNGAGAWLQLGGGQINIAAGSVISNSDGITNISAGGDLSLKGANIDAKGGEIKLNK, encoded by the coding sequence ATGACCTCACGCCTGCCGCATAATCTCGACCGCGGCAACCAAGCCGATTACCTGCTCGGCACGCACGAGGGATGGGGCGCCTTCGGCGTCGTGCGTTGGCACGCGATCGAGGAGATCTCCCAGCCTTTCCACTACGAGATCATCCTCATGCGCCCGGCCAAGAGCGGTCCCGTCGATCTCGACGCGCTCTTCGACACGGGCGCGACCTTCCGGATTCGCACCCTCGGGCGATGGCGGTACGTGCACGGGATTCTTGCCGAGGTCGAGGAGATCGACCGCACTTCGGAGGTGATCCTTTACCGAGTCCTGCTCGTTCCCCACCTGTTTCGGGCACGCTTCCGGCGACGCTGCCGCAACTTCGTCGAATGGACGCTCAAGGATATCGTTCACGCCGTCATCGAGAACCGATCTCCCGCGCATCCACGCGGGCACAAGGGACTCGCCCCCCAAAGCGGCAAGGTGGAGCCCCCGTCCGTCGATCCGGACTTCGGCTCGTTCCGTGAACCCCGCGGGCTTTACCGCTGGGCCGTCACCGACGAAGGACGCCTCACCGACCGCGCCACGGGTTCTTATGTCGTGCAGTACAACGAAAGCGATTACGATTTCCTCTCGCGACTCCTCGAACGCGAGGGCCTGAGTTACTACTTCGAGCACACCGATTCCGACCTCATCCTGGTCGTCACGGACGCCCCCGGACAGGCGCCGCTATTCGAAGAAGCGCGACGGTTCGAGCTCTGCGGCGCGAGCCGGGGCGGCCAGGCCGCGGGGCAGGAAGTGGTTCGGGTTTGCCGGGACACGCGCCGGATGCGGTCGCGTGCCGTGGTGATGCGCGATTACGACTGGAATCGTAGCACGCAGCTCTTCGAGGCGAGCGCCGAGCTTCGCGGAGGCGATCCGGACGCCCAGGGCCACTACGAGTTTCCTGCAAACGACGAGCTGCACGGTGAGGCGCCGGCGAAGTTCCCGGCGAAGCTTCGGATGGAGCGGTTCGTCGTCGAGAAGGCGTTACGGGAAGGCGTGAGCACCGTCCGCGCGCTCGAACCGGGGCGCCAGTTCAAGCTGCACGATCGCGATGGGCTGCGTGAGGACGTGGATCTGCTCGTGGTACGCGTGGAGACCTTCGCCACGGAGCTCACGCCGCAGGGGACGGTGCTCGACGACGAGGCGTTCGGGTTCGCGGGCACGACGGGAGCGCTCGAGGCCGGCTACGAAAACCGCTTCCAGGCGCTCCCGGCATCCATTCCGTTCCGCCCGGCGCAACGCGCTCCGCGGCCGCGCATTCATGGCATCCAGACCGCGCTCGTGACGGCCGAGGAGTTCTCGAAGGCGGATCGGCCCGAGATCAACGCCAACGCGCAGGGCTGCGTCCGCGTGCGTTTCCCCTGGGATCAGTGCCCGGACGACGATAGAACGCCTTCCTCTTGCTGGATCCGGGTCTCGCAGAACTGGGCAGGGCCGGGCTTTGGGGCGCTGTATACGCCGCGCGTGGGACACGAGGTGCTCGTCGCATATCTGCAAGGTGATCCGGAGCGTCCCGTGATCGTAGGCCGCGTCTACAATGAGCCGAACCGACCGCCCTACGATCCGTCGCAGTATCCCACGCGAAGCACGATCCGGAGCCGCACCGCCGTGCCCGAGGGGGACGGTTACAACGAGATCCGGTTCGAGGATGCGGCGACGCTGGAGGAAATCTTCCTGCATGCGCAGCGCGACTTCAACGAGGTGGTCCGCGCCTCCCATTCCACGAGCGTGGGAGGCGACCAGTCCAACTCGGTGACCGGGAACCGGACGCACGCGGTGAAGGGAACGGAGGAGGTCACGGTCCAGGGAGACCGGACGACGCATTTCGCGTCGAACGAGGCGCACACGGTGGACGTGCAGCGGATCACGACGATCGGAGCGGATGATACGCATGTCGTGTTCGGGAACCGGTCGACGAAGGTGCATGCCGACGATCAGCTCACCATCTTGGGCAAGCGGGGGGTCTTCATCGGAGCCAACGAGGAGTCCCAGGCCAACGGGCATTTCGCCTGGAAGGCGATGAACTCGTATTTCAACCTGGCGAACGATTTTCAGACCAACAGCACCACGGCCGGGTTCTTCCAGAAGGATTGCTTCACGGTCAACGTCTCGGGCTGCACGCTGACGATGAAGCCCGGTGAGATTTTGCTCACGGTCGGGGGAGCGAAGATCCTCATGAAGGGCGGGATCGTTCTGCTTGACAACGGCGCCGGGGCCTGGCTTCAACTTGGTGGCGGGCAAATCAACATCGCTGCAGGCAGCGTTATATCGAATTCCGATGGCATCACCAATATATCGGCAGGCGGCGACCTGTCCCTCAAGGGAGCGAACATCGATGCCAAGGGCGGCGAGATCAAGCTGAATAAGTGA
- a CDS encoding DUF2169 domain-containing protein has protein sequence MVELRFRVVGERLEPMLGSVERVSTDPPDIHKIPMWRGTSVTAAGDVLGPSRPPFLRPVTLSVGREIRRIVAFGNRRWESSVLGEPTATDPAPFDSLPLSFERAFGGSFVLPPGLLPGTDLPHPGGKVPYYLNERGIGFYADEAAAIGGLLPNFELADQLVTRWSDRPVPGCFVPCPELVALRLRDVRVDLSLAKPEDATTSAFQAGFASRAFFMVQHHAPGYLVFDALPSGTAIQLQGLGTDAIRFEVPACPARVTLRRGQSRTEVSARVRSVHVDAARQLISCVYGYEFRYNESSAPSWITVEA, from the coding sequence GTGGTCGAGCTGCGTTTTCGGGTGGTCGGCGAGCGGCTCGAGCCCATGCTCGGGTCCGTCGAGCGGGTATCCACAGACCCGCCAGATATTCATAAAATTCCCATGTGGCGCGGCACCTCGGTCACGGCTGCCGGCGACGTCCTCGGCCCGTCACGACCGCCGTTCCTCCGCCCTGTCACGCTGAGCGTCGGTCGTGAAATCCGGCGGATCGTCGCATTTGGCAATCGGCGCTGGGAGTCCAGCGTTCTCGGCGAGCCGACCGCAACCGACCCGGCCCCGTTCGACTCGCTCCCCCTCTCATTCGAACGCGCCTTCGGGGGCTCGTTCGTGCTCCCCCCCGGCCTCCTCCCGGGCACCGATCTTCCGCATCCCGGAGGGAAGGTGCCGTATTACCTCAATGAACGTGGTATCGGCTTCTATGCGGACGAAGCTGCGGCGATCGGGGGCCTCCTGCCGAACTTCGAGCTCGCCGACCAGCTCGTCACCCGCTGGAGTGATCGCCCCGTGCCGGGCTGCTTCGTCCCATGCCCGGAGCTCGTGGCGCTTCGGCTTCGTGATGTTCGCGTCGACCTGTCACTTGCGAAACCAGAGGATGCGACAACCTCCGCTTTCCAGGCAGGGTTCGCGAGTCGGGCCTTCTTCATGGTCCAGCACCATGCCCCTGGTTATCTGGTCTTCGATGCTCTTCCCTCTGGCACAGCCATCCAACTCCAGGGCCTTGGGACGGACGCTATCCGCTTCGAGGTGCCCGCGTGCCCTGCACGCGTCACGCTGCGCCGCGGCCAGAGTCGAACCGAGGTGTCCGCGCGCGTCCGCAGCGTCCACGTCGATGCTGCGAGGCAGTTGATTTCCTGCGTCTACGGATACGAGTTTCGCTACAACGAGAGCTCTGCTCCCTCCTGGATCACGGTCGAAGCCTGA
- a CDS encoding DUF2169 family type VI secretion system accessory protein, with product MSTISTFRAYDGKSYLCVTAKRTYAIRNGTRAEPVPQTATLVEAPRYIRSSVTNAHRLVEDVDFFAGIKPATDVLLRGTAYSHQGRVPSFQVALRVGPIARTLRVWGDRTIQLGRGGALLASAPVPRDALPLIWDHAYGGRDEHAEALVKNSPGASTVGMLAYPRNPAGRGFFIDVDRERMEGSAMPSIEDPLDPIVPDRLCAPTMRAWIDCPAAACFEPIDQFTFPRAVFFIPATFDRPKRELHEARLGVLGLDEILQRMVTWDGTVDPRAFNCAPAGLSTARLKGNERVELHRLHPRHEALSFELPADRPQMVLEPPGVNPRELEPSLQTVLIEPERDLITLTWAGTLEVAMPYPREMVETMRHATLWTR from the coding sequence ATGTCGACCATCAGCACGTTCCGCGCGTATGATGGCAAGAGCTACCTTTGCGTCACGGCCAAGCGGACCTACGCGATTCGCAATGGCACGCGTGCCGAGCCGGTTCCGCAGACTGCAACGCTGGTCGAGGCGCCGCGGTACATTCGCTCCTCGGTGACGAACGCCCATCGCCTCGTCGAGGACGTCGATTTCTTTGCGGGCATCAAGCCTGCCACGGACGTCCTCCTTCGAGGAACCGCGTACTCCCACCAGGGTCGTGTCCCGAGCTTCCAGGTGGCACTTCGCGTCGGCCCCATTGCGAGGACGCTCCGCGTCTGGGGCGATCGAACCATTCAACTCGGCAGGGGAGGAGCTCTCCTTGCGTCAGCGCCGGTGCCGCGCGACGCGCTCCCGCTCATCTGGGATCATGCATACGGCGGTAGGGACGAACACGCAGAGGCGCTCGTCAAGAACAGCCCGGGCGCGTCGACCGTGGGAATGCTCGCGTACCCGCGCAACCCCGCGGGGCGAGGGTTCTTCATCGACGTCGATCGGGAGCGAATGGAAGGCAGCGCCATGCCCAGCATCGAGGATCCCCTCGATCCGATTGTCCCCGATCGGCTGTGCGCCCCCACGATGCGGGCATGGATAGACTGCCCAGCCGCCGCCTGCTTCGAACCCATTGATCAGTTCACGTTCCCGCGCGCCGTGTTCTTCATCCCGGCGACATTCGATCGCCCGAAGCGAGAGCTTCATGAAGCAAGGCTCGGGGTTCTGGGGCTCGATGAAATTCTTCAGCGTATGGTGACGTGGGACGGCACGGTCGATCCTCGTGCCTTCAACTGTGCGCCGGCGGGGCTCTCCACGGCTCGCTTGAAGGGCAACGAGCGCGTGGAGCTCCATCGACTGCATCCAAGGCACGAGGCGCTCTCGTTCGAGCTCCCGGCAGACCGACCGCAGATGGTGCTCGAACCGCCTGGCGTGAATCCCCGCGAGCTCGAGCCTAGCCTGCAAACCGTGCTCATCGAGCCCGAAAGGGATCTCATCACGCTCACCTGGGCAGGGACCCTGGAGGTCGCGATGCCTTATCCACGAGAGATGGTCGAGACGATGCGACACGCCACGCTCTGGACACGCTGA
- a CDS encoding sigma-70 family RNA polymerase sigma factor, producing MYIAHSATIRAKLQWLGFSGQTLEDLHHEVFVIAIRHAEDLRGEGRAWLVKVARGVVANYRRRRREVLDAEAGIDELSRAVDPEVREIVRRGLDTLGDVERQLVVRYDLYGETITEIACDFGMTAERAYARLRSARKRLRRIIEEGVGAGSDE from the coding sequence TTGTACATAGCGCATTCCGCCACGATTCGCGCGAAGTTACAGTGGCTTGGTTTCAGTGGTCAGACGCTGGAAGACCTCCACCACGAGGTCTTCGTCATCGCCATACGCCATGCCGAGGATCTCCGCGGCGAGGGTAGAGCGTGGCTCGTCAAGGTCGCCCGAGGGGTCGTCGCCAACTACCGACGGCGCCGCCGAGAGGTGCTCGACGCCGAGGCAGGAATCGACGAGCTCTCGAGAGCAGTCGACCCGGAGGTCCGCGAAATCGTGCGTCGCGGGCTCGATACGCTCGGCGACGTGGAGCGGCAGCTCGTGGTTCGGTACGACCTGTACGGCGAAACGATCACCGAAATCGCGTGCGACTTCGGCATGACCGCAGAGCGGGCCTACGCACGCCTGCGATCTGCTCGGAAGCGGCTACGGCGCATTATCGAAGAAGGCGTCGGCGCCGGGTCCGACGAGTAG
- a CDS encoding DUF6884 domain-containing protein, translating into MFTPANPQAARVALVGCSARKLNRGAHAREFYTSALFRAAITYAEAKCNAVRVVSALYGAVELDAWLEPYDRNLRAFGKRDREGWGVRTVAEVIGGFPVPPLFVVLAGQVYADALVFGAHWHNLPRPEEPLRGREGVRGAGGVAQGMSVAGRLSPPGFSAASIARTSGSNCQ; encoded by the coding sequence ATGTTCACACCCGCGAACCCCCAAGCCGCACGGGTGGCGCTCGTGGGATGCTCGGCACGTAAGCTCAACCGCGGAGCGCACGCGCGTGAGTTCTACACGTCAGCCTTGTTCCGCGCGGCAATCACGTACGCCGAAGCGAAGTGCAACGCGGTGCGAGTCGTGTCCGCGCTCTATGGTGCAGTCGAGCTCGACGCATGGCTCGAACCCTACGACCGGAACCTTCGGGCGTTTGGCAAGCGGGACCGCGAGGGATGGGGCGTGCGAACGGTCGCGGAGGTGATCGGTGGGTTTCCCGTGCCGCCTCTGTTCGTCGTGCTCGCGGGGCAGGTGTACGCCGACGCGCTGGTCTTCGGTGCGCACTGGCACAACCTGCCCAGGCCCGAGGAGCCGCTGCGAGGGCGTGAAGGGGTGCGGGGCGCGGGTGGCGTGGCTCAAGGGATGAGCGTCGCGGGGCGGCTGAGCCCCCCTGGCTTTAGCGCCGCCTCGATCGCGAGAACGTCGGGGTCCAACTGTCAATGA